GCGTACGCCGGCCACCACCGAGCCGGCCAGCAGCGAGAGGTATTCGTCGAAGCCGAAAAACCGCAGGCCGTAGTAGGCGATGATCGGCAGGCCCACGTCCGCGATCAGGCCGATCGCCAGCTTCTTCATCGCTCGTTGCCGCGGTGCGGCGCTCTCGGTCATCAAGGTCTCCCCATGAGATGTCGTCTGACATCACTGACACTATGGCCGTTATGCAGGCGTTTCTTCGGTCCGCGGGTGGGTACGCGAGGTTCCACCCTGGGGTGGAGGGGTCAACCCGACGCGCGTCCTTCACATGCCGGCCTTCGACAGGCAAAGATCCGGTCAAGTCCGGCCGGGTAGCGTGCGGTGACCCTGTCCCGCACCAGGAGGATCCATGCCGCGCTGGCCGTACGCCGTCATGCTCGTCGCCGTAGCCGTGTTCACCAGCCTGCTCACCACCGGATCGGCCGCCACCGCTTCCGGAGGCCTGCCGGTACGCGGCGACCAGCTGCACGTGATGACGTTCAACCTCCGCTATGCCAGCACCACCACACCGAACTCGTGGGCCGAGCGGCGGCCGGTGATGGCCAGCCTGCTGCGCCGCGAGCGGCCACACCTGATCGGCACGCAGGAGGGACTTTTCGAGCAGCTCAACGACATCGGCGACGACCTCGGCTCGAGCTACCGGTCACTGGGCCTCGGCCGCGAAGGCGGGTCCAACGGCGAGTTCATGATGATCTTCTACGACTCCAGGCGACTGCGCGTGATGGCGTACGACCACTACTGGCTCTCGGACACTCCGCTGGTGATGGGGTCGAAGACCTGGGGCGGCTGCTGCGCGCGGATGGTCACCTGGGCTCGCTTCCTCGACCGGCGTACGCACAAGCAGTTCTACGCGATCAACAGCCACTTCGAGGCGTTCGACGCGGTCGCGCGGTCCAAGGCGGCTGACCTGGTGTTGCAGCGCGAGGCGCAGCTGGACCCGAAGCTGCCGGTGATCATGACCGCAGACTTCAACGAGGCCGGCAAGCCCGGCGAGACCGTCTACGACAAGCTGGTGACCAATGGTCCGTTCAGGGACAGCTGGGTCACCGCCGCGCGCCGGAGCCCGCTCTACGCGACCTTCCACGGTTATCGGCCGCTGGTCCCGGACGGCGACCGGATCGACTGGATCCTCACCTCGCCGGGGATCACCACCTCGGCTGCACTGATCAACACCTACCAGCGCGGCGGCCAGTATCCCAGCGACCACCTGCCGGTGCAGTCAGCGATCACGCTGCACTAGGGCCTGTTTCGAAACAGGCCCTAGGCGAGCAGCGAGTCGTCCGGACGGTCGGCGGCCTTGGACACCACGTCGCCGTTGCGGTTGACCCAGCCGATCGGCCGCGCCGGGTTGCCGACGACGAGCCGGTGCGGCTCCACGTCCTTGGTCACCACGGCACCGGCGGCGACGAAGGCGTACTCCCCGATCTCCACGCCACACACGACCGTCACGCCGCCGCCGATGGTCGCGCCACGGCGTACGACCGTCGGCGACACCTTCCAGTCGTCCTTGGTGGCGCGCGGGTTGAGGTCGTTGGTGAAGACCGCGGACGGACCGACGAAGACCTCGTCCTCGAGCGTCACGCCGACATACACGGAGACGTTGTTCTGGATCTTGCAGCGGTCGCCGATGACCACGCCGGGATCGACGTAGACGTTGCGACCGAGGTTGCAGTCGCGGCCAACCTTGGCGCCGGACCGTACGTACGACAGGTGCCAGACCTTCGTGCCGGCCCCGATCACGGCGCCGTC
The nucleotide sequence above comes from Fodinicola acaciae. Encoded proteins:
- a CDS encoding endonuclease/exonuclease/phosphatase family protein, which produces MPRWPYAVMLVAVAVFTSLLTTGSAATASGGLPVRGDQLHVMTFNLRYASTTTPNSWAERRPVMASLLRRERPHLIGTQEGLFEQLNDIGDDLGSSYRSLGLGREGGSNGEFMMIFYDSRRLRVMAYDHYWLSDTPLVMGSKTWGGCCARMVTWARFLDRRTHKQFYAINSHFEAFDAVARSKAADLVLQREAQLDPKLPVIMTADFNEAGKPGETVYDKLVTNGPFRDSWVTAARRSPLYATFHGYRPLVPDGDRIDWILTSPGITTSAALINTYQRGGQYPSDHLPVQSAITLH
- a CDS encoding acyltransferase; its protein translation is MTTTEAAYIHPTASADDGAVIGAGTKVWHLSYVRSGAKVGRDCNLGRNVYVDPGVVIGDRCKIQNNVSVYVGVTLEDEVFVGPSAVFTNDLNPRATKDDWKVSPTVVRRGATIGGGVTVVCGVEIGEYAFVAAGAVVTKDVEPHRLVVGNPARPIGWVNRNGDVVSKAADRPDDSLLA